A genomic stretch from Nocardia wallacei includes:
- a CDS encoding DUF2334 domain-containing protein — MPARLVVSVHDVAPATAAETERWCADADAFGIPVSLLVIPGPWRGTSLADAPEYATFLRARRARGDEIMVHGWEHRALGTGPLPRRAIARLVARGAAEFAALDAEAAEMRLRRATTVMGELGLNSTGFTPPGWLASPAAEQSLRRAGFSHTTDHFGVRDLRSGRRIRGFALSQRPGGGGERTAARLMQTLSRRTAARGGFVRIALHPDDLHRPALREAALRAIDAALSAGANATTYAEVIG; from the coding sequence GTGCCTGCACGCTTGGTGGTGAGTGTCCATGACGTGGCTCCGGCGACCGCTGCCGAGACCGAACGGTGGTGTGCGGATGCCGATGCGTTCGGAATTCCGGTGTCGCTGTTGGTGATTCCGGGGCCGTGGCGGGGAACGAGTTTGGCCGACGCGCCGGAGTACGCGACATTTCTGCGGGCGCGACGTGCGCGCGGTGACGAGATCATGGTGCACGGCTGGGAGCATCGAGCGCTGGGAACGGGTCCGTTGCCGCGGCGCGCGATCGCCCGGCTGGTCGCTCGCGGGGCCGCCGAATTCGCCGCGCTCGACGCCGAGGCGGCCGAGATGCGGCTGCGCCGCGCCACCACGGTGATGGGCGAGTTGGGCTTGAACAGCACGGGATTCACCCCGCCCGGCTGGCTGGCGTCGCCCGCTGCCGAGCAGTCCTTGCGGCGGGCGGGGTTCTCGCACACCACGGATCATTTCGGCGTGCGAGACCTCCGCTCCGGCAGACGAATCCGTGGATTCGCCCTTTCCCAGCGCCCGGGTGGCGGCGGGGAGCGCACCGCGGCGCGGCTGATGCAGACGCTCTCCCGGCGGACCGCGGCCCGCGGCGGTTTCGTCCGCATCGCACTACATCCCGACGACCTCCACCGCCCCGCCCTGCGCGAGGCCGCCCTCCGCGCGATCGACGCGGCACTCTCGGCGGGCGCGAACGCCACCACCTACGCCGAGGTGATCGGGTGA
- a CDS encoding glycosyltransferase produces the protein MRIVQLANFYTPASGGLRTCVDEIGRGYVAAGHERVLVVPGLVDADEHTAAGRRITVRGPRFGSAGYHVLTARRTRPLLRHLRPDVLECSDKLSMRWLAPWARRTGVPLVLFSHERIDAILRTRVPPGFPLVTAADLANRRLAARVERIVVTSEFARAEFTRIGARNVHRIPLGVDLDTFRPAATSTAERGRPTTESGKPQLILVSRLSREKHPERAIEALQLLRHKGIDADLTVVGDGPLRADLEHLAAGLPVRFQGHVPGRKAVADMIAAADIALCPSPAETFGLAVLEALACGTPVVVPHAGAARELLGSPGSGLACDGTPAGLATATRDLLSLPLAQRRRAARHSAERFPWSRTVTGMLDLYENFEPALRSA, from the coding sequence ATGCGGATAGTCCAGCTGGCGAACTTCTACACCCCCGCCTCGGGTGGTCTGCGTACCTGCGTCGACGAGATCGGGCGCGGGTATGTGGCCGCCGGGCATGAGCGCGTGCTGGTGGTACCGGGGTTGGTCGATGCGGACGAGCACACGGCGGCGGGACGTCGAATCACCGTGCGGGGGCCACGTTTCGGCAGCGCCGGGTATCACGTGCTCACCGCCCGGCGCACCCGCCCACTCCTGCGGCACCTGCGGCCGGACGTGCTGGAGTGCAGCGACAAGCTGAGTATGCGGTGGCTCGCGCCGTGGGCCCGGCGAACCGGTGTGCCGCTGGTCCTGTTCTCGCACGAGCGCATCGACGCCATCCTGCGGACCCGTGTGCCACCGGGATTCCCGCTCGTCACCGCCGCCGACCTGGCCAATCGGCGGCTCGCGGCCCGGGTGGAGCGCATCGTCGTCACCTCCGAGTTCGCCCGCGCCGAGTTCACCCGCATCGGCGCCCGCAATGTGCACCGCATTCCGCTGGGCGTGGACCTCGACACCTTCCGGCCGGCAGCTACCTCGACGGCCGAACGTGGCAGGCCGACGACCGAATCCGGTAAGCCACAGCTGATCCTGGTGAGCCGACTGTCCCGCGAGAAGCACCCCGAGCGCGCGATCGAAGCGCTACAGTTGCTGCGGCACAAGGGAATCGACGCCGACCTCACCGTGGTCGGCGACGGTCCCCTCCGCGCGGACCTCGAGCATCTCGCCGCCGGACTACCGGTGCGCTTCCAGGGCCATGTCCCCGGTCGAAAAGCGGTGGCGGACATGATCGCCGCGGCGGATATCGCCTTGTGCCCCTCTCCCGCGGAAACATTCGGCCTGGCCGTGCTGGAAGCCCTCGCCTGTGGCACCCCTGTGGTCGTTCCGCACGCGGGCGCTGCCCGCGAACTCCTCGGCAGCCCGGGGTCCGGCCTCGCATGTGACGGCACCCCAGCAGGTCTCGCGACCGCGACGCGCGACCTGCTGTCCCTCCCCCTCGCACAACGCCGCCGCGCCGCCCGCCACAGCGCCGAACGCTTTCCTTGGTCGCGCACGGTCACCGGAATGCTGGACCTCTACGAGAACTTCGAACCTGCCCTACGCTCCGCCTGA
- a CDS encoding PPOX class F420-dependent oxidoreductase, whose product MTFTSNEQQFLAEAGIGRLATVSPDGVVQNNPTNYRVNADGTIDIGGMRMRASRKYRNVEAGSRVSFVVDQQVSLEPYVIRGIEVRGTAVALADEEPPFPPQERAVIRIHPDRIISWGIDGGSFDFTSRGGE is encoded by the coding sequence ATGACCTTCACCAGCAACGAACAGCAGTTCCTCGCGGAGGCCGGGATCGGCCGGCTGGCGACCGTCTCGCCCGACGGTGTCGTGCAGAACAACCCGACCAATTACCGGGTGAACGCCGACGGCACGATCGATATCGGGGGAATGCGGATGCGTGCCAGCCGGAAGTATCGCAACGTCGAGGCGGGCAGCCGGGTGTCGTTCGTTGTCGACCAGCAGGTTTCCCTGGAGCCGTACGTGATTCGCGGTATCGAGGTGCGGGGCACGGCCGTGGCGCTCGCGGACGAGGAGCCGCCGTTCCCGCCCCAGGAGCGGGCGGTGATCCGGATTCACCCGGACCGCATCATCTCCTGGGGTATCGACGGCGGATCCTTCGACTTCACGAGTCGTGGCGGCGAGTAG
- a CDS encoding DMT family transporter, translating to MLTLGPWAAGSAAALPAALLFAVSAAWQQGSVRGAALAVESASGPLAVAGIARTLLTNRRWLLGQACSAAGFLCHAVALRYGSISTVQALLVVQLLFALPFAARRRRIRLLARDWAGTVAVCCGLTMLVAQSVPVGPVRADRLPIAGCLVLVAVAVLLVAGRVFGGTQWRSALTAVAAGWCFAATAVLMAVATPALPQPHWAWLGVPFSTVIGGILTQEAFARGSLPTALTTMTITDPVLSYAAGLTLFTASAYPRALPLTAAAVTVIGGVVLLANSPTLHDERDTPVGAAGAGDPVGVRGRA from the coding sequence GTGCTGACACTCGGGCCGTGGGCGGCCGGTAGCGCTGCGGCGTTGCCGGCCGCCCTGTTGTTCGCGGTGTCGGCGGCGTGGCAGCAGGGCAGTGTGCGCGGAGCGGCGCTCGCCGTGGAGTCGGCGTCCGGGCCGCTGGCCGTGGCCGGGATCGCGCGGACCCTGCTGACCAACCGGCGCTGGCTGCTCGGGCAGGCGTGCAGTGCCGCCGGATTCCTGTGCCACGCGGTCGCTTTGCGGTACGGGTCGATTTCGACGGTGCAGGCATTGCTGGTGGTGCAGTTGCTGTTCGCGCTGCCGTTCGCGGCTCGGCGGCGCCGGATCCGGCTGCTGGCCCGCGACTGGGCGGGCACCGTCGCGGTGTGCTGCGGGCTGACAATGCTGGTGGCGCAATCCGTTCCGGTGGGACCGGTGCGTGCGGACCGGCTGCCGATCGCCGGGTGCCTCGTCCTTGTGGCGGTGGCTGTGCTGCTGGTCGCGGGCCGGGTGTTCGGCGGCACCCAGTGGCGTTCGGCGCTGACGGCGGTGGCGGCGGGATGGTGCTTCGCCGCCACCGCCGTGCTGATGGCTGTCGCGACTCCCGCGCTGCCGCAACCACATTGGGCGTGGCTCGGGGTGCCGTTCTCCACCGTGATCGGCGGCATCCTCACCCAGGAGGCCTTCGCCCGCGGGTCGCTCCCCACCGCGCTCACCACCATGACGATCACCGATCCGGTCCTCAGCTACGCCGCGGGGCTCACATTGTTCACCGCCTCGGCCTACCCGCGGGCGTTGCCTCTCACGGCCGCTGCCGTCACGGTGATCGGCGGTGTCGTCCTGCTGGCGAATTCGCCCACGCTGCATGACGAACGCGATACACCGGTCGGGGCCGCCGGGGCGGGAGACCCGGTGGGCGTGCGCGGCCGGGCGTAA
- a CDS encoding metallopeptidase, protein MALAGLLVLVAALAGCGGESTGTAVQQAGVTDSGDPWEVAGATQGNGPSGPRSGVPDAPLQAENGDGGEMDRLALNTLADLQEYWGAEYPKFFKGTFKPVDRFISWDARAPEEQAVKFCKSTTYRMVNAAYCKLDKTIGWDRGKLLPLITDKYGKMAVVMVLAHEYGHSLQDQARLNGFFTPTLVLEQQADCFAGVFLRRVAEGGSAHFTLNTTDGLNGVLGAAVAVRDHDPEGRNNSHGSAFERVTAVQIGWQDGTEGCKTINKKEIKERRGGLPTSFEEDDQENQLPVDNASLDLVAQALGRIYPLAQPPQYDYSGIVRNCPQDTAVEPVSYCPAANKIGANVPGLAARAGALPGADEPLSAVVEGNYNAFLVFISRYALAVEKERNLPLSGAESAGLRTACLSGVITTKLSDPASDPRLTSGDLDAAVSGLLSDGLAASDVDGKLVPGGYQRLEAFRTGVLDGEGACLATYK, encoded by the coding sequence GTGGCACTCGCGGGACTGCTCGTGCTGGTCGCGGCGCTGGCCGGATGCGGCGGAGAGTCGACGGGCACCGCGGTCCAGCAGGCGGGGGTCACCGACTCCGGTGACCCGTGGGAGGTCGCCGGCGCGACCCAGGGCAACGGGCCCAGCGGCCCTCGCTCGGGCGTGCCGGACGCGCCGCTGCAGGCGGAGAACGGCGACGGCGGGGAGATGGACCGGCTGGCGCTGAATACGCTGGCGGATCTCCAGGAGTACTGGGGCGCCGAGTATCCGAAGTTCTTCAAGGGCACGTTCAAACCCGTGGACCGCTTCATCTCCTGGGACGCGCGCGCTCCCGAGGAGCAGGCGGTGAAATTCTGCAAGTCGACGACCTACCGCATGGTCAACGCGGCGTACTGCAAGCTGGACAAGACCATCGGCTGGGACCGCGGCAAACTGCTGCCGCTGATCACCGACAAGTACGGGAAGATGGCGGTGGTGATGGTGCTCGCCCACGAGTACGGTCATTCGCTGCAGGATCAGGCCCGGTTGAACGGATTCTTCACTCCCACACTGGTATTGGAGCAGCAGGCCGACTGCTTCGCCGGGGTGTTCCTGCGTCGGGTGGCGGAGGGCGGCTCGGCGCACTTCACCCTCAACACCACCGACGGGCTCAACGGGGTGCTGGGTGCGGCGGTCGCCGTCCGCGATCACGATCCGGAGGGTAGGAACAACTCGCACGGTTCGGCGTTCGAGCGGGTGACCGCGGTGCAGATCGGCTGGCAGGACGGCACCGAAGGCTGCAAGACGATCAACAAGAAGGAGATCAAGGAGCGTCGCGGCGGACTGCCGACCAGCTTCGAGGAGGACGACCAGGAGAACCAGCTGCCGGTCGACAACGCGTCGCTCGATCTGGTCGCCCAGGCGCTGGGCCGTATCTACCCGCTGGCGCAGCCGCCGCAGTACGACTACTCCGGCATCGTGCGGAACTGCCCGCAGGACACCGCGGTGGAGCCGGTCTCGTACTGCCCCGCCGCCAACAAGATCGGCGCCAATGTGCCGGGACTGGCCGCGCGAGCCGGGGCGTTGCCGGGCGCGGACGAACCGCTGTCGGCGGTGGTGGAAGGCAATTACAACGCCTTCCTGGTGTTCATCTCGCGCTATGCGCTCGCCGTGGAGAAGGAGCGCAACCTGCCGCTGTCCGGCGCGGAGTCCGCGGGCCTGCGCACGGCGTGCCTGTCGGGGGTGATCACCACCAAGCTGAGCGACCCGGCCAGCGATCCGCGGCTGACGTCCGGGGACCTGGATGCCGCCGTGTCGGGCCTGCTGTCCGACGGTCTCGCGGCCAGTGACGTGGACGGCAAGCTGGTGCCGGGCGGCTACCAGCGGCTGGAGGCGTTCCGGACCGGGGTGCTCGATGGTGAGGGCGCCTGCCTGGCGACCTACAAGTAG
- a CDS encoding RNA polymerase sigma factor, with product MSRTEFDDLLRELAPQVLGALVRRFGHFDAAEDAVQEALLAAATGWPAEGLPERPLSWLITVGARRLTDLLRSEQARRAREDAVVHRRLPEEWLAPAADRPADADDTLILLFMCCHPALSASSQIALTLRAVGGLTTAEIARAFLVSEATMTRRITRAKKVIAESGIRFAAPSPAERDERLAAVLHVLYLIFTEGYAATSGADLHRSELSSEAIRLTRLLNRLLPGESEVAGLLALMVLTDARRPARTGPAGELIPMQEQDRSRWRARDIAEGVELITAALPQGPVGPYQLQAAVAALHDEAPDYASTDWPQITLLYERLLEFGDNPMVLLNYAVAVAMSRTPAAGLALVEQVAERLPDDHRVDAVRGHLREMLGDRDGARAAYRAAAARARSLPQQRYLNARASRLA from the coding sequence ATGTCCCGCACCGAGTTCGACGACCTGCTGCGCGAACTGGCGCCGCAGGTCCTCGGCGCGCTGGTGCGCCGGTTCGGGCATTTCGACGCTGCCGAGGACGCGGTGCAGGAGGCGCTGCTCGCGGCCGCCACCGGCTGGCCGGCGGAGGGGCTGCCGGAGCGGCCGTTGAGCTGGCTGATCACCGTCGGCGCGCGGCGGCTCACCGATCTGCTGCGCAGCGAGCAGGCGCGGCGAGCGCGCGAGGATGCCGTGGTGCACCGGCGATTGCCGGAGGAATGGCTGGCACCGGCGGCCGACCGGCCTGCCGACGCCGACGACACGCTGATCCTGCTGTTCATGTGCTGCCATCCGGCGCTGTCCGCGTCCTCGCAGATCGCGCTGACGTTGCGCGCCGTCGGCGGCCTCACCACCGCGGAGATCGCCCGTGCCTTCCTGGTGTCCGAGGCGACGATGACCCGGCGCATCACCCGGGCCAAGAAGGTGATCGCCGAGAGCGGGATCCGTTTCGCCGCGCCCTCGCCGGCCGAACGCGACGAACGGCTCGCGGCGGTCCTGCACGTGCTGTATCTGATCTTCACCGAGGGGTACGCGGCGACGTCCGGTGCGGATCTGCATCGATCCGAATTGTCCTCGGAGGCAATCCGTTTGACCCGGCTCCTGAATCGCCTGCTGCCGGGCGAGAGCGAGGTCGCGGGTCTGCTGGCGCTGATGGTGCTGACCGATGCCCGCCGCCCGGCGCGAACCGGCCCCGCGGGCGAGCTGATTCCCATGCAGGAGCAGGACCGGAGCCGTTGGCGCGCACGAGATATCGCCGAGGGTGTCGAGCTGATCACTGCCGCGTTGCCGCAGGGTCCCGTCGGCCCTTACCAATTGCAGGCTGCTGTCGCCGCGCTGCACGACGAGGCACCGGACTACGCCTCGACCGATTGGCCGCAGATCACGCTGCTGTACGAGCGGCTTCTGGAGTTCGGCGACAATCCGATGGTGCTGCTGAATTACGCCGTCGCCGTGGCGATGTCCCGCACACCCGCCGCGGGCCTGGCTCTGGTCGAGCAGGTCGCCGAACGACTGCCGGACGACCACCGCGTCGATGCCGTGCGAGGGCATCTGCGCGAGATGCTCGGTGATCGCGACGGCGCCCGAGCCGCCTACCGCGCGGCGGCGGCGCGCGCGAGAAGCCTCCCGCAGCAGCGATATCTGAACGCGCGCGCCTCCCGGCTGGCGTGA
- a CDS encoding YciI family protein — MILSYGSQQDYDGMGGSGESAWTPEDFAKMTEFMTAFNRELEESGELVETRGLAAPVHTRRVGNRDGAAFVTDGPYAETQEVLAGYWIVECESFDRATEIAARLRGCPAPQQAYDRAYADVRPIMESADEI; from the coding sequence ATGATCCTCAGCTACGGCTCGCAGCAGGACTACGACGGCATGGGCGGCAGCGGCGAATCCGCCTGGACCCCGGAGGATTTCGCGAAGATGACCGAGTTCATGACCGCGTTCAACCGGGAACTGGAGGAGTCCGGCGAGCTGGTGGAGACCCGTGGCCTGGCCGCCCCGGTGCACACCCGCCGCGTCGGCAACCGCGACGGCGCGGCGTTCGTCACCGACGGCCCCTACGCCGAGACCCAGGAGGTACTGGCCGGATACTGGATCGTCGAGTGCGAGAGCTTCGACCGCGCCACCGAGATCGCGGCGCGGCTGCGGGGCTGCCCGGCGCCGCAGCAAGCCTACGACCGCGCCTACGCCGACGTCCGGCCCATCATGGAGTCCGCGGACGAGATCTGA
- a CDS encoding TetR/AcrR family transcriptional regulator → MSSETSPPRPGRPLSGDTDRAVREATLALLAEVGYAGLRVQDVADRAGVGKAALYRRWPSKAALALHHLIGDLRPREYRDTGSLRGDLREVATDFVTRMAHPRVRAVLPEILVDLLRDRSLQSVFEQVCLLPEQELIRRVAVRAVQRGELAALPDLRWAHAQFAGPLFLWLHLLGGDDSGLVDRVANTVAAAWLHPEEY, encoded by the coding sequence GTGAGTTCCGAAACTTCGCCGCCGCGGCCGGGCCGCCCGTTGTCCGGCGACACCGACCGGGCGGTGCGAGAGGCCACGCTCGCGCTGCTGGCCGAGGTCGGTTACGCCGGGCTGCGGGTGCAGGACGTGGCCGACCGGGCCGGGGTCGGCAAGGCCGCGCTGTACCGGCGCTGGCCGTCGAAGGCCGCGCTGGCGCTGCATCACCTCATCGGCGATCTGCGTCCGCGCGAGTATCGCGACACCGGCAGTCTGCGTGGTGACCTGCGGGAGGTGGCAACGGATTTCGTCACGCGCATGGCCCATCCGCGGGTGCGAGCGGTGCTGCCGGAGATCCTGGTCGACCTGCTGCGCGACCGCTCGCTGCAGAGCGTTTTCGAACAGGTCTGCCTGCTGCCGGAGCAGGAACTCATCCGCCGGGTCGCCGTGCGGGCGGTACAGCGTGGCGAACTCGCCGCGCTGCCCGACTTGCGGTGGGCACACGCACAATTCGCCGGGCCGCTGTTCCTGTGGCTGCATCTGCTCGGCGGTGACGACTCGGGCCTGGTGGATCGAGTCGCGAATACGGTGGCGGCCGCCTGGCTGCATCCTGAGGAGTACTGA
- a CDS encoding DoxX family protein, whose amino-acid sequence MNIWLWVGQIVLAASFILGGLAKVAVPEDKLRGAMPWVDDLSQRAVTGIGVVEVVGGAGVVLPWATGIATILTPVAAVGLALVMVGGFATHLRRAEYGRSLSNVVLFVIAVLVAVGRFT is encoded by the coding sequence ATGAACATCTGGTTGTGGGTGGGGCAGATCGTCCTCGCCGCTTCCTTCATTCTCGGCGGACTCGCCAAGGTCGCCGTACCCGAGGACAAGCTGCGCGGCGCGATGCCGTGGGTCGACGACCTGTCACAGCGCGCGGTGACCGGGATCGGCGTGGTCGAAGTGGTGGGTGGCGCCGGTGTCGTGCTGCCCTGGGCGACCGGCATCGCGACGATCCTCACCCCGGTCGCGGCGGTGGGGCTGGCGCTGGTGATGGTCGGCGGGTTCGCCACGCACCTCCGCCGCGCCGAGTACGGCCGTTCGCTGTCGAACGTCGTGTTGTTCGTGATCGCGGTCCTGGTCGCGGTCGGCCGGTTCACCTGA